GTGCTTGTTCACTACTTTGCGACGGCAACTATTATGTACAGAAGAGGAATCGCGATTAAGTCAGAAGTCAAGTTTCTCAGGTGATTGACACCCTTTTACGACTTAATTAACggagccaatcacgatcaagAATATTGATCAAGATCAGGCCCtgtcgcgatcaaaagtgaccgtgtgacaccggtataactggctgagacatattagcgcaaaaaaaggtAGAAGAAGACAAAGACAGGCGTTTGTCTTCGTCTTCCTTCTTGcgttcgtcgttttttttttttgtctattatGTCTCAGCCTGTTATgcacgaccaactagcccaaagattAATTCTTTTTAGACGCCGGTATAACCCGGCTAAATCGTGCTTTACGTGCCCCCCAACAGGCATTGCGGCCGACGAGATCCTGGAGATGTTCGGGCGCATGTTCTTCGACTTCTGCCAGGAGTCCGGCTACGACAAGATCCTGCAGGTGCTGGGTGCCACGCCCCGTGACTTCTTGCAGAACCTGGATGCCCTGCACGACCACCTGGCCACCATCTACCCGGGCATGCGCGCCCCTTCTTTCCGATGCACAGAGAGGCCAGGGGACGGGGCGCTGCTCCTGCACTACTACTCCGAGCGGGAGGGACTCGAACCCATCGTCATCGGTATCGTCAAGGTGCGCTTGTTtgcagtacttctttaaaacaaaaagaaattttGAGCAACAGTGCATTACAATGAACAAGAGACGGAACAAATGAAGGGCTTGGCTTTGCTTGTCCTGCTATAGTATAGTTACAAAACGTCTTACTGTCCCTAAGAGAAAAACTTTAGCCAATCTTGATGGTGGCTGGCCTTGGCAACAGGGGTGGCGCCAGAAGGGGGCGAGGGGAgtccccctccctccccgaaGGTGTTgcctgcttcccccccccccccttgttttttGGTCCCCCCTCCCCAAGAGCAAAATTGTCATGTCGAAACACGACGAATAAGATCCCCGTCtccctgcccccctccccgaagGAACTCGGTGGTgcccccgtccccccccccccccccccccgcaacacgcacacacacgtaacGAAATCCTGGCATGGCCGAAATGATGCTCGATACTCAATGCATGCTTTTCTTTCGCCGCCGCTCCAAACGAATAGAAAACTGAGttcacgcatgcaaaaaaaaagagatacttACGCTATTGTTGTTGGTAAAAACAGATGCCGACTAACTGTGACGCATGGCATATCATTAGTGAGGGGCCGACCAACAGCATACGACACTATACGAACAAACATATTTGTGAATTCTGCCGCAGTTTAGCGCTTGAGGCGTGTACTTCAAGCTTTTTGCAGTAAAGAGGCTCTAAGTTCCATTCTTGTAAGTATGGCTCAAGGGTCTGTGTGAAATGAGGGTTTTATTCCGAATAAACTTCCACCACCTATCTACGCCACCCACTCACCCTTAAGGTTTCGTTCATGCAGAGGCGTCCTATGTTAAGGAAGAAGACTACCCATGAGGACCTCAATGAGCTTGCCCTTAGTTCGGTAAACCTATTTCCATATTAATGAGAGCGTGAAGGCATGACAAGAAAGGTGGTCATCGCAAAGGCCTCTACAATTCTTACGTTCCTGTAACCACGAGAGACGCGACCGTATTTCACTCTATGCACAAATTGCTCGCGTTACAGTTTGTCTTCGTGCGTACGAGCGTGCAGCCGTCCTTATAGCTGCCTCCTGGCAACATAGAAATACAGTCATTTGGTTTCGTGTTGCCTTAGTAAAGGCACATGCAGCTGCAGGGGTAGGGCAACAACCACTCGGGCCCACTTcgtcttcatttttctcttcttcCCCGAAGGCCCGAAATGAGACTCGATACTCAGTGCATGCTTTCCTTTCGCGGCCGCTCCAAACGCGAAAGTGGCACCCGTTGCTATATTCGAGGTTTGCAAACATCATTTCTCTCCGCGGCGGCGACGGCTGCCGCTTCTCCGACGGTGTACCGGTGTATATACACTGAACCGGTTTCGCACGCTGCGTCCTACGAAGTTTcatgggcagaaaaaaaaaaaaagaaaagtaagcaGTGACCGCGACTTCCCTTTCACTGCGTGGCTGTCGGGCACCTTCAGAGACACTGTGTACACGCACACAGACGCACATAAACTCTCACTCTCACCGCGGAACTCGAAATAAATTGCATCGTCAAGTCAATTTTCTTTTGAAACTCGCTCTTCTGTTGTGTTTCTCTGACTTTTCGCACCTCGacgaacacacgcacacagaatTAGAGAGATAGGCTCCTTGGCGAAAGCTAGAGCTGTTCGCCTGGCGACACGCCTTGACTGGGATCGCGACGGCACATTAAACGGTGCACACAGGTCATATATCAAACCTAACCTATATATACATATGATAACTACGTTTAGAGACGCGACAGCAGCTATACGTCGTCATTCCTGCAGTTATATAGGTTGGCGAGATGCAGGTCAGGCGGTCGTCAAAACTCCGTTTATTTTTCTCATCGACCACAGTTTCtgtctgtaaaaaaaaataataaagaaaaacccTCAAATATAATATTTGATCTCGTTTAATAACACGCTACATCCACCTTGTCGTACCCGTGTTCGAGAAAAGATTTTATTCGATCGCTCTTTCTTGATTTGAATACGAGATCATTGCCATTTCTTTTGTCGCAATATTCACTGGCTTGTACGATCTTCGCCCGCGTGTCTACTACGTACCACGGAAGTGTTTCACAAACAAGCGAAACCGCATACGTCCAAATAATAGGAAAGCACTCCTGCAACCTTCGGCCTCTTCGACCCTTACACAGGTATACTTACAGCTAGTCGTAGACACTGGCTGTAGCCTCCGGCCGTGTTTTCTCATTCCAATCCTGCTCCTGTGACGGGCTGCGCGCGCACGTTCGGATAATGCGACGACGCGATGGCGGGAGCAACACGTATTTAACCTATACTGTCATGGCGAAATGATCCGACCTCCAGGAATCGTTGCGGTCCCTATTCAAACTCGCCTCCGCGTGTAAGCGCAAACATTTCGCTTAACAGTTCGTCGACCTCTAGCGCGGTGTAATTCTGTTGAACGAACGGGAAAGCAATTGCACGCACAAATCGaatgcaagataaaaaaaaaaaggcaagcttTTCCTCGAGGTTACACACGGGGCGTTTGCGGTCGCCATTCGATTCAGTAGATGatgtttttctttcatcattATCTTTTTCCCCGGCTGTTGACCCTGGCGCTGCGCACGCGGAGGGTCGCTGCTTGTGATTTGCACGAGCTGTTGACAGAAATGACAGGCTCAAAATACTGCATGATGGCCAACATCCTGCTCGTTTTATTTGGGACGAGGATTCCGATACTGAAGAGGAACACAAAAATGCGAGATGTCGACGTACGCAAGATTATAGTCAAAACAGGGCCGAATTCATCACGTGGTTTGAGCTTTctcatttcttgtttctttttatgagcgGTCTTTTTGCGACTTCACGGGGGTGACGAAGGATTTAGTTTGACGTCAGGCTGTATGTCTAAACACACAGAAACAGCTGGTTCTTTCACATTTCCAGCGCACCGCACGCGCTAACTTTCAATGTGGCTTTCAAATCAAAATGAAGTGGAGGTGAAGAAAATGCGGTGATACCGCCACcagattagggggggcggccgccccccccccctcatcacctaagagggggcgcaaaatctgccccgtacattgacccgtctagtcacctaagagggggggggggcgcgaaatctgccccaagcattgacttagtagggggggggggcgctgcgatgaacctttgcccccccccccccccgggggggaaccctgcgcacgcctatgacgatcTCTGTCCTAGACTATAGTGTGAGGGAAGATCCAGACCTGGAAATATACCGTCTAGCTTATATTGCAGGAGGAAAGTTACAAACGTAAGAACTTTTCATTTGCTCGTAAAGTAACCGCAATCATTGGTGAAATTACCGAAATATCTGGAAGCGACCGTAATCCTTGACTTTGATGTCTGGTAGTGGCATTCGCGCGTCggcattcgtgtgccctggtgtattcgtTAAGTTAAACTTGTGTTTCGCGCGCCTTcgaagctgatctcagaggccacatagaaagaagTGCGTCGTTGAGACCCGCACCGCCAggcgccgcaacgatcccagcagcTTTAGAGGCAACTTAAAGTTTgcgcgcgcgacgccagcgccggataCTCCCCTGGTGGGCCGCTGAAAACCTCGAGTGTCGTCGACTCGCCCGCGGAAGCGATTGCGTgctgccgcgcgcgcgttttcggcggagcgcgtgctgccggTGATTGCGTTTCGAAGTTGCAAATAAAGCCACGTCATTTCACAAGTCAGTACGCACTGTTCTTATGTCGTGCAGTGCCGCATCAGCCTTGAGAAGATTTAAGCACTCAATTGAACTGTGAAACTGTATATTCAAGGgaaatgcacaggcaaaacaagcgccaagctgtacgcagattcaaatcgtcatttattttgcgtgTCTTATTTTGATCATTCTCGTACGGCAGACCGTGTGGTCCTTACGCATACAGCAAGTTTAGTCGACTCCTCCCATATCATCGCTCCCATTCACTACCTTCAGGAAAGAGCacactggaacaccagctgaAGTGAAAACTCGTTGCGGTACTGCGCCTACCGCgaaatatttaacacagtgatcgcgattgcgtatctgcactggtgctctccgatAACCTTACTTGCGGCCTGCGAGTCCGTGAGGCAGCCGAGTTACAGAACGGGTTCTGTATTCTAGATTCATCACATAAATGCAGTAATGGCGATTGTATTTTTTATCATTACTAACTCGATTAGTTTATTCTGATAAACCTTTGAAAGTCCTTGTATCATTTATTGTACGCAGTATTCACCAAAACAAAGACCATTTCTGATCGTTTTATAAATGTCGCTCATCCAGTGGACTATATGATGTCAAACATGTTTGTGCCTAGCaaaagcgggcgctcaagctacttaacttttccttttttatttcaaaagcgTAAAGAGGCCATATTGGTCCAAGGGATATTGCAGCATTCGTTCTTTCTATACATTGACTACTGTGTACAAAGCCATTGTAATTGGTTACTAAAAAATCTCGCCCGTGATTCTGAGGCAAAGCAGCACAATATGTTATCATTCGCTCAAGGGCTGCTAGCcgaaacagtgtgtgtgtgtgtgtgtgtgtgtgtgtgtgtgtgtgtgtgtgtgtgtgtgtgtgtgtgtgtgtgtgtgtgtgtgtgtgtgtgtgtgtgtgtgtgcgtgtgtgtggtgtgtgtgtgtgtgtgtgtgtgtgtgtgcgtgtgtgttcgcgCGCGTAAGCATCTTCGTTTCCACATATTTTAGCAATGTGGCTCAAACGTTCCTCTGAAATGATattggaaagaaataaacagcagtcgtgttttttttcttcgcactatTCTATTTTCGGTAACCGCAGGACGAGGAAAACAGTCCACCTTATCCTCGGGAATACCGAGGTCGCAGaagttctcgtcataaatgttctgcgcgatcaaggtgccatttcttttcaccattctaagagcatggcgcactaatttattttcaacctttcattttctcgaccATCTGGGTATTACCATTCGAGGTAATTCTTAGCCAGTCTCTTGAAAAACGTGCTCTACACCATCTCCACCGACCCCGCGAGATCACGACACGCATTAATATAACGCTagagcaagcgcagcgcgaggttagcgcgcaagcgcgctcacatgagcaccgcgagcaagagcgcgcgcactgctgctcagcacagcgTGAGAGGAGAACGCCTGCACGAGCGCCTTGAAGAGCGCACGCGGAGCGCGAACAGAAaacgagagaggaagagagagaaagcacgcgcgcgcTTGCAGCGAGACAGAACGCACGCCGACCACAtaacgagatttccgaaaaagggggcgcttttcagaagccccctggcccaggttttctcgtctataTGCTTCCTAAAGGAGCCATATGCAAACTatcagctgctcacaagaaaagcgtctgctctttcaatgaactcattcaattagttttcattaattattcCGAAAGTTAAATTGCACCTATATTAAGTAAAGTTATTCTCCGATATCATATGTGTCTGATATAACTGTTAACTTGAAGCAGAAATattgatttcgtaccagttttattttttttttttgcattttctgttCGGAAAACCGTAAGTAAGTTTTCACATAAAACTTTTGAGCGCGAATAGACGACGTAGGACGAAGAAgggaaacacacaccacaagcgctctGGTGTGTGTTTCCCTTCTTAGTCCTACGTCGTCTATTCGCGCTCAAAAGTTTTATATGAAAGCgcgataccaactggcccacctagCAATCATATGTTACaacggaagtgctcgaccggaaatgCTCGGAAATGAAACAAGAGTGTCGCCCGTTGCCCGTACGACTAATAAACTTAAATTTTATCGCATGTTCAGGCTGTGGCGAGCAAGCTGCACCACACCGAGGTGCAAGTGGAGCAGCTCCAGGGTAAGGAGGACGGCCTCGACCACGTCCAGTTCGCCATCCGGGAAACTGGTCAGCGTCCGCGCACGCCGGAGCCCGAGCTCGAGGACTTCTTGGACGCCGAGTCGCTGCAGGAGAAGAAGATCAGTCCGGCCACGTTTTGCCGCGCATTTCCTTTTCACGTCATGTTCGACCGGAACCTGAACGTCGTGCAGGCCGGCACTTCGGTGACTCGTGTGCTGCCCACCCTTGCACAGGTGCGGATGCAGCAAGCTAACTATATGTGTTTCTTCAGCCGGCTATATTTATGGTCGAAAGTACGGCCGTAAGAAGTGCAATCTCTCtcaattaaaggggtcatgaaccacgtACCCCTCGGCCTTGGTGAAGAAATACcacctgcggaaagcagacactacAATGAACAGCttagccaaatcttgcagttatGCGCGGTAAGGAGCGTCTTGAAGCGGAGTGCGAAGtggccctcttttcatacagaggcctgtgctcactcttttTGCAGCTGCCGGCTCCTGCTGTTTGGCGTCACACAACAGATACCATGCTATTGGCCtagctgacataaatcaagagcggcgtttggatcagatgcgcgtCTTGCCACGGGATGCCGTCACGTGCCAGCGCCgcactccatagtctgctaacattacacagcaGCCACACTAGCGCGCACTGGAATCACAGCGGGTGAGAGCGATCGCGTTTGATCACGCGCTCCCAAGGTCATGgtgcgcactgacgtaactttaccccgtgtcatccctccatgtgcagcttccagcgcgctcgtcgggacgagaaaagagaaagcacttaaagcacGTGACAatgatccctgtaactccgctcgttcttggcagattcgagaaatttttgggGCAATTGATTCGTGAGCCAATAAACTCTTGAtaatgaggtcattcgatgaaTATTTGAAAAAGTGGTTCCGGACCCCTTTAAGATCCCTTTTCCTTGTATACCTGCAAAAAGAAAGGGCGTGTTGACGAACACGCAAAGGCCTTTCCGCGCTGACGGTGCTGAAGCCACCGAGCAATACTATAAGGCATACGACGGGGTCATTTGCTTACACGCAGGAGAACAGCCGCATCTCGGACTTCATGGAGCTGGTGCGGCCTCACATGGAGCTGACATTCGACAACATCCTGGCGCACATCAACACAGTGTACGTGCTTCGCACGCGGGCCGCGGCCGGCCAATCCGGTGAGCGAGCCACGCGCATGCGCCTCAAGGGCCAAATGCTGTACGTGCCGGAGACCGAGCTCATGCTGTTCCTGTGCTCGCCGAGCGTCCTCAACCTGGACGATTTGAACCGGAGGGGCCTCTACCTCAGCGACATCCCGTTGCACGACGCCACACGAGACCTCGTGCTCCTCTCCGAGCAGTTCGAGGCCGAGTACAAGCTGACCAAGAACCTCGAGATACTCACCGACAAGCTCCAACAGACATACCGGGAGCTCGAGGACGAGAAGAAAAAGACGGACAGGTGGGCTGGGACTTGTTCGTAGGGTAGAGGTATTCGCCCCATCGTGAAGCAATGAGGGGTCTGACAGCGATCATTGGGGCCGCGTATACGTGTGCACTGTGTATTGCTAAGTGGTAGCGCTGTCTGGCTCATGGAACAGAGCATGAAAACGACCACTGCGTCTTCGCCCATTGCCTATCGGTGCTGTATACCAAAAAGATTTATTTGCCGAACACATTCCGAAGGAGCGTTTGCTTGAAACGTTACGCTGCAAGGACTTTAACCGTCTAACTGCTTAATTAAGAAGAGATCGCATGAATTCATCTCCAGAACTTTATGCCAGCAGCAACCTTATGTACTGTAGAAGACGGGCCCCTAATTCTCTTAAAGTTGGTTGCTGCTTCGGCTTCACGGATAGCTTTCGGTGTTTTCTTGTATACCATAACCGGCGCTGTCAAAATCATAGCTGTACCTTCAGTTGGCTacagacataggtcggcaaaaaatgtggagctcactcagactcactcacgaaacatatcttacccttagagctcactcggactcagattcaccaaacttttcctcatccggactcactcggactcagactcaccaaaatataattcactcgaactcactcagactcagactcacggctcaatctgagtctgagtgattctgagtgagtcgactcatgagtccgttagctaataattagcctttttctaccataatgtcaatgccctttaacgccaatatctcgcataatcggtgcgctacttagcatcttttgatctcgtaccttcaaatacgagttatctgagttttcagttaaggacctttttattgaaagagatgactcacacgagatatttttatcagtaacttcccgtgaaaaagtttgcggggggaggtcaaggcacttcctccccctctccctcctcaactcacgcctctgatcaataaatattgagctgacgtatgaacggtagcgcgttgaagtacgtgggactatacgtgagtataaacatgagccgacataaggctgatagtaatgctgaagtagggtagataggaccataggtcggcaaaaaatgtggagctcactcaggctcactcatgcaagatattttgcccttagggctcacttggactcagactcaccaaaattttccttaaccggactcactcagactcagactcaccaaatttttcccaaccgaactcactcggactcagactcacaaaaacttcactcacccggacttactcagactcagactcacgtctcgatatgagtctgagtgagtctgagtgagtcgactcatgagtgagtttgccgacctatggctacaGATATCTAAACTTTCCGTGAACTTGCTTCGTAGTTAAACATATTAATGTGCTCTAACTGTAGAGCAATAACCGCAATATTAGCCACTCATGCCCCAACATATTTTCTCTTGCAGGCTCCTGTACTCCATCTTGCCACCGTCAGTCGCCAACGAGCTCCGCCATCACCGACCCGTGGCCGCCAAGAAGTACGACTGCGTCACCATCCTCTTCAGCGGCATCGTCGGCTTCAGCGCCTACTGCGCCCAGCACTCGGACTCCAAGGGGGCCATGAAGATAGTCAAGCTCCTCAACGACATTTACACAACCTTCGACGTCCTCACCGACCCCAAGAAGAACCCTAACGTGTACAAGGTGACAGATCCATCCGCACAACTATCGTGCGCTTATTTAAGCATATAAATTTCGCTCCTACATCCCCTTCGTCCTTCTAACAAGTGCGTAAACAGCATACGTTCTTTAACGTGATGTAATTAGAGGTATCCGAGTGCCGATTCCGAAGGCGGTGCAGCTAACTAATCGTCTCAAAGCGCGAATAAACTATAGTATATATTTATGTTGCGCACGTCCAGCAATAACGCGCAATTCATCTTTCATGGTGGCGGCTAGAATAttactgccggcggcaagttatcttccttccactttactttcttcacactttatactaattacaacgaataacatcccctatactttctttggcattattgtcggttagttctcattaatatagtggCGGCGGCAATACAATGGTGCGATGTGTGCGCACAGGGTTTCGGGCATTACCTAAGGATTATATACTATACGAACGCTCCTTCCTCATTAAAAAGAGTCTTTACCGAGAAAGAAATTGAGAATGCTTCGCACTAGcggttccaagcctgaaggaacagcggagctgggcggccttccttgtttctgtttatttttctctttctttctttctttttctttatctctcttctttctgtatctctttattgtcttttctttctctatctattacattatctctctttctcgctctttgtatctttcttccctttctctctgtctctatttcgcgcttcgtctttctctctctctctctctctctctctctctttatttcattctctctctttctgtctttcttccctttctttctctctatttctctctttctttctatgatatgctttactctcaccctcacttccatttgccacccccccccccttgctttactatacaaagctatgttatgctccgctagcgtgcctggatagccgagtggttacgatgctcgccttcggatcgtggctacgcgggttcgagtcccgcctcgtcaagaatttttttttttgcgaagaatacctctcttcctctttctttgtacctctttcttcatctttctctctatatttctctctgtactcgttctctcccccaTAAGAGTTATCAGAATTGTGCACCGggcaaatcggtgcacgtgttctgtgagcgaagcagaatatgaagaggaagaagaggacgtagagagcgcgtgccggttcatgatgatgatagtttttgttcaCGGATTACGGACTCGGCTTAAACAATTCCGCTGTTGATAGGTGACGTATACATGCGTGCACGGAGGAGGAACAAAAATAGGGCGCGTCACGTGGCAATTTTGAAGCGCAGGCAtaagaaatgaaacaggagcatgctgggaattgtgaccagagcATGGAGCACGAGGTGCAAGGGGCGTCGGAGAAGGTTGACTTGCGGACGCTATAGGCGCGCTCGCTTGTCAATTtctgttttacagcagagctattATGGTCGGGGTTTGGTTATGGTTGTGACATGAACACGAGCAAGTGGCAGCTTCAGAGAAGGTTGGCTTGTGGGCGCTAGGCGCGCTGCCTCCTCTCTATGCATGGTGGCGAGGCCTTAAACCACACCATGTGCTGCGCATTCGCAGGTGGAGACGATTGGCGACAAGTACATGGCCGTGAGCGGTCTG
This window of the Rhipicephalus sanguineus isolate Rsan-2018 chromosome 2, BIME_Rsan_1.4, whole genome shotgun sequence genome carries:
- the LOC119383493 gene encoding guanylate cyclase soluble subunit beta-1 — translated: MYGFVNHALELLVLRKFGAETWEQIKREAEIEMEGQFLVRLVYDDEITYSLVLAAEKVLGIAADEILEMFGRMFFDFCQESGYDKILQVLGATPRDFLQNLDALHDHLATIYPGMRAPSFRCTERPGDGALLLHYYSEREGLEPIVIGIVKAVASKLHHTEVQVEQLQGKEDGLDHVQFAIRETGQRPRTPEPELEDFLDAESLQEKKISPATFCRAFPFHVMFDRNLNVVQAGTSVTRVLPTLAQENSRISDFMELVRPHMELTFDNILAHINTVYVLRTRAAAGQSGERATRMRLKGQMLYVPETELMLFLCSPSVLNLDDLNRRGLYLSDIPLHDATRDLVLLSEQFEAEYKLTKNLEILTDKLQQTYRELEDEKKKTDRLLYSILPPSVANELRHHRPVAAKKYDCVTILFSGIVGFSAYCAQHSDSKGAMKIVKLLNDIYTTFDVLTDPKKNPNVYKVETIGDKYMAVSGLPEPCESHARCIGRLALDIMDLCKQVKMNDDQSVQVTIGIHSGEVVTGVIGKRMPRYCLFGNTVNLTSRTETTGEKGRINVSEDAYRCLQQPQNEDPTFKFDFRGPVTMKGKKEPMKVWFLSRNPDAKAAA